Proteins from a genomic interval of Rhodopseudomonas julia:
- a CDS encoding SDR family oxidoreductase: MNRIDLENRTAVITGGARGIGFATAKRVLESGGRAVIWDIDGAAIETALGELGEKASGAVVELTDAGAVAEAAKEAARKAGGIDILVNNAGITGGNAKTWELDPDTWRKVIEVNLVAPFLTSHAVVPLMLEKGYGRIVNVASIAGKEGNPNASHYSASKAGLIGLTKSLGKELAGHNILVNCITPAAARTAIFDQMTQEHIDYMLSKIPMNRFVEPAEVAAMICWLASEDCSFSTGAVFDISGGRAVY; this comes from the coding sequence ATGAACAGGATCGACCTTGAAAACCGCACGGCCGTCATCACCGGCGGCGCCCGCGGCATCGGCTTTGCGACGGCGAAACGCGTGCTCGAGAGCGGCGGGCGGGCCGTTATTTGGGACATCGACGGGGCGGCGATCGAGACGGCGCTCGGCGAACTCGGTGAGAAGGCGAGCGGCGCCGTCGTCGAGCTGACGGATGCAGGCGCTGTCGCGGAGGCCGCGAAAGAGGCGGCCCGGAAGGCCGGCGGCATCGACATTCTCGTCAACAATGCCGGCATCACCGGCGGCAACGCCAAGACCTGGGAGCTCGATCCCGACACCTGGCGCAAGGTGATCGAGGTCAATCTCGTCGCGCCGTTTCTCACAAGCCATGCCGTCGTGCCCTTGATGCTCGAAAAGGGCTATGGGCGGATCGTCAATGTCGCCTCGATCGCCGGCAAGGAGGGCAATCCCAACGCCTCGCATTATTCCGCCTCGAAGGCGGGTCTGATCGGGCTCACGAAATCGCTCGGCAAGGAGCTCGCCGGCCACAACATCCTCGTCAATTGCATCACGCCGGCGGCGGCCCGCACGGCGATCTTCGATCAGATGACGCAGGAGCATATCGATTACATGCTGTCGAAGATCCCGATGAACCGGTTCGTGGAGCCGGCCGAGGTGGCGGCGATGATCTGCTGGCTCGCCTCAGAGGATTGCTCGTTTTCGACGGGCGCCGTCTTCGACATTTCCGGCGGCCGCGCTGTCTATTAA
- a CDS encoding fumarylacetoacetate hydrolase family protein, translated as MKLVRYGPAGQEKPGLIDDEGALRDLSGEVDDIAGEVISDAGLERLRALDPTSLPKVAGNPRFGPCVGHVSKILCIGLNYSDHAAETGAEPPSEPIIFAKALSALCGPNDDVEMPRGSKALDWEVELAVIIGKRAKYVSEDEAMQHVAGFAIMNDVSERDFQTKRSGQWTKGKSHDTFGPLGPWLVTRDAVADPHNLDMHLDVNGERRQSGNTNTLIFNVPHVVSYLSQFMTLMPGDVISTGTPPGVGMGMKPPVYLKVGDVMELAIEGLGTQRQTVVAA; from the coding sequence ATGAAGCTCGTTCGCTACGGCCCTGCCGGCCAGGAAAAGCCCGGCCTCATCGATGACGAGGGCGCGCTGCGCGATCTGTCCGGCGAGGTCGACGACATCGCCGGGGAGGTGATCTCCGATGCCGGGCTCGAGAGGCTTCGTGCACTCGATCCCACCTCGCTGCCGAAGGTTGCGGGCAATCCCCGTTTCGGCCCCTGCGTCGGCCATGTCTCGAAGATCCTGTGCATCGGCCTCAATTATTCTGACCATGCGGCGGAGACGGGCGCCGAGCCACCGAGCGAGCCGATCATCTTCGCCAAGGCATTGTCGGCGCTCTGCGGGCCCAATGACGACGTGGAGATGCCGCGCGGCTCCAAGGCGCTCGACTGGGAGGTGGAGCTTGCCGTCATCATCGGCAAGCGCGCCAAATACGTGTCCGAAGACGAGGCGATGCAGCATGTGGCGGGCTTCGCCATCATGAACGACGTCTCCGAACGCGACTTCCAGACGAAGCGCTCCGGCCAGTGGACGAAGGGCAAGAGCCACGACACGTTCGGCCCGCTCGGACCGTGGCTCGTCACACGCGATGCCGTTGCCGATCCGCACAATCTCGACATGCATCTCGACGTCAACGGCGAGCGGCGCCAGAGCGGCAACACCAACACGCTCATCTTCAACGTGCCGCATGTCGTCTCGTATCTGTCGCAGTTCATGACGCTGATGCCGGGCGACGTCATTTCCACCGGCACGCCGCCGGGCGTGGGCATGGGCATGAAGCCGCCCGTCTATCTGAAGGTCGGCGACGTGATGGAGCTGGCGATCGAGGGGCTCGGCACGCAGCGGCAGACAGTCGTCGCCGCCTGA
- a CDS encoding tripartite tricarboxylate transporter substrate binding protein yields the protein MRKRTFLAAAAALLATAVFGAPAALAQSDYPDRPIQMIVPWGAGGGTDAVGRIFASILQEELGVPVNVVNRTGGSGVVGHSAIAMAKPDGYTIGIVTIEIDMMHWQGLTDLTYKDFDFLAMVNADPGGVMVSADSDYETAQDLLDAIKSEPKGSLKASGTGQGGIWHLGLLGWMLSEDLPPDQITWVPSQGSAAGITDMVAGGVDLVPSSLAEGRSMIEAGKVRPLASMSEERQEMFPDVPTLKEAVGSDWTLAVWRTVAAPKGLPDDVKAKLAGAVEKAYNSEEYTKFMADRGFGMRWAGPEEATEIVGSDDESLGRVMKEAGLAAE from the coding sequence ATGCGCAAAAGAACCTTTCTCGCCGCCGCCGCGGCGCTTCTCGCCACAGCCGTGTTCGGCGCTCCTGCCGCCCTTGCGCAATCCGATTATCCGGATCGTCCGATCCAGATGATCGTGCCTTGGGGTGCGGGCGGCGGTACGGATGCCGTCGGACGCATCTTCGCTTCGATCCTGCAGGAAGAGCTCGGCGTGCCGGTCAACGTCGTCAACCGCACCGGCGGGTCGGGTGTCGTCGGCCACAGCGCCATCGCGATGGCCAAGCCGGACGGCTACACGATCGGCATCGTGACCATCGAGATCGACATGATGCATTGGCAGGGGCTGACGGATCTCACCTACAAGGACTTCGATTTCCTGGCGATGGTGAATGCCGATCCGGGTGGCGTCATGGTGTCGGCCGATTCCGATTACGAGACGGCGCAGGATCTTCTCGACGCGATCAAGTCCGAGCCGAAGGGGTCTTTGAAGGCCTCCGGCACCGGGCAGGGCGGCATCTGGCATCTCGGCCTTCTCGGCTGGATGTTGTCGGAAGATTTGCCGCCCGATCAGATCACCTGGGTGCCGAGCCAGGGTTCGGCCGCGGGCATCACCGATATGGTGGCGGGCGGCGTCGACCTCGTTCCCTCGTCGCTTGCCGAAGGCCGCTCGATGATCGAGGCCGGCAAGGTGCGCCCGCTCGCTTCGATGTCGGAGGAGCGCCAGGAGATGTTCCCGGACGTGCCGACGCTGAAAGAGGCGGTCGGTTCGGACTGGACGCTTGCGGTGTGGCGCACGGTTGCGGCGCCGAAGGGGCTGCCGGACGACGTGAAGGCGAAACTCGCGGGGGCCGTCGAGAAGGCCTACAACAGCGAAGAATACACGAAGTTCATGGCCGATCGCGGGTTCGGCATGCGCTGGGCAGGGCCGGAAGAGGCGACTGAGATCGTCGGTTCCGACGATGAGAGCCTTGGGCGCGTCATGAAAGAGGCCGGGCTCGCGGCCGAATAA
- a CDS encoding tripartite tricarboxylate transporter TctB family protein, translating into MKFNDFVLGVLVLIGAAAILVSARNFSPIPGQAYGAETMPNAIGIVAAGLGIFMMAKSALAGFPGRAVALADWVRSPGSLVGVATALALIGVYIVFSERVGFVPIAFLILLVFMLTLRTRIIVAVPVAIFATILVQQTFGRLLLVPLPRNDFLSFLW; encoded by the coding sequence ATGAAATTCAACGATTTCGTGCTCGGCGTGCTGGTGCTGATCGGTGCCGCCGCGATCCTCGTTTCGGCGAGGAACTTCTCTCCCATTCCGGGCCAGGCCTATGGGGCCGAAACCATGCCGAACGCCATCGGCATCGTGGCGGCGGGGCTCGGCATCTTCATGATGGCGAAGAGCGCGCTCGCGGGCTTTCCGGGGCGGGCGGTGGCGCTCGCCGATTGGGTGCGCTCGCCGGGATCGCTTGTCGGGGTGGCGACGGCCTTGGCGCTGATCGGCGTCTATATCGTCTTTTCCGAGCGCGTCGGCTTCGTGCCGATCGCCTTCCTCATTCTCCTCGTCTTCATGCTGACCTTGCGCACGCGGATCATCGTCGCCGTGCCGGTGGCGATCTTCGCCACGATCCTGGTGCAGCAGACCTTCGGGCGGCTTCTCCTGGTGCCGCTGCCGCGCAACGACTTTCTTTCCTTTCTGTGGTGA
- a CDS encoding tripartite tricarboxylate transporter permease, which translates to MDVLAQAAGLVFQPYVLLVIFASACFGLFVGAIPGLTATMATALLVPITFFMDPVPAIAAIVTATAMAIFAGDIPGALLRMPGTPASAAYVEDAYRMTQDGRGDEALGAVLVFSSIGGIFGTIVLVTTAPTLAEIALKFSSFEYFWLVLLGLSCAIFVSPSSVTRGMIALLIGLFAATIGIDNPAGQPRYTFGNVELLAGVQFIPAMIGLFAVSEVLRSIVYSKERPRVDRSGKHTVFKRQWTNIRRYPIQMLRGSATGTAIGALPGAGADIAAWISYAVSKQFSRQKEKFGRGHVEGLVEAGASNNGAVSGAWIPALVFGIPGDSITAIVIGVLYVKGMNPGPTVFINDPQLIYAVFMVFFLANIIMLPLGWVAIKGASTLLSIPNRVLMPVILLFCIVGSFAINNSVFGVLLMLIFGVLGFIMEENDIPIAPAILGLVLGPMLEQNFITSMIKADGSFLAFFERPIAAGLGIFTIVVWSIPIILYLRRRWAGSEASPKEDLPQG; encoded by the coding sequence ATGGATGTTCTCGCGCAGGCCGCAGGCCTCGTCTTTCAGCCCTATGTGCTTCTCGTCATCTTTGCCTCCGCCTGTTTCGGGCTTTTCGTCGGTGCGATCCCGGGGCTGACGGCGACGATGGCGACGGCGCTTCTGGTGCCGATCACCTTCTTCATGGACCCGGTGCCGGCGATCGCTGCGATCGTGACGGCAACCGCGATGGCGATTTTCGCCGGCGACATTCCGGGCGCGCTCTTGCGTATGCCAGGCACGCCGGCAAGTGCGGCCTATGTCGAAGACGCCTATCGGATGACGCAGGACGGCCGCGGCGACGAGGCCCTCGGCGCCGTCCTCGTGTTCTCCTCGATCGGCGGCATCTTCGGCACGATCGTGCTCGTCACGACGGCGCCCACACTCGCCGAAATCGCGCTCAAATTCTCCTCGTTCGAGTATTTCTGGCTGGTGCTTTTGGGGCTCTCCTGCGCCATCTTCGTGTCGCCGAGCTCCGTCACGCGCGGCATGATCGCGCTTCTGATCGGGCTTTTTGCGGCGACGATCGGCATCGACAATCCGGCCGGGCAGCCGCGCTACACTTTTGGCAATGTCGAGCTTTTGGCCGGCGTGCAGTTCATCCCGGCGATGATCGGGCTCTTTGCCGTGTCGGAGGTTCTGCGCTCGATCGTCTATTCGAAGGAGCGTCCACGCGTCGATCGCTCCGGCAAGCACACCGTCTTCAAGCGGCAATGGACCAATATCCGCCGCTATCCGATCCAGATGCTGCGCGGCAGCGCGACGGGTACGGCGATCGGCGCGTTGCCGGGGGCGGGTGCGGATATCGCGGCCTGGATTTCCTACGCCGTCTCCAAGCAGTTCTCACGGCAGAAGGAGAAATTCGGACGCGGCCATGTGGAGGGGCTGGTGGAAGCCGGGGCCTCCAACAACGGCGCCGTCTCGGGCGCCTGGATCCCGGCGCTCGTCTTCGGCATTCCGGGCGATTCCATCACCGCGATCGTGATCGGCGTCCTCTACGTCAAAGGCATGAATCCGGGCCCGACCGTGTTCATCAACGATCCGCAGCTGATCTATGCGGTGTTCATGGTGTTCTTTCTGGCAAACATCATCATGCTGCCGCTCGGCTGGGTGGCGATCAAAGGCGCCTCGACGCTGTTGTCGATCCCGAACCGGGTGTTGATGCCGGTCATTCTCCTGTTTTGCATCGTCGGCTCTTTCGCCATCAACAATTCCGTCTTCGGCGTTCTCCTGATGCTGATCTTCGGCGTGCTCGGCTTCATCATGGAAGAGAACGACATTCCGATCGCACCGGCGATCCTCGGCCTCGTCCTCGGGCCGATGCTGGAACAGAATTTCATCACCTCGATGATCAAGGCCGACGGCAGCTTCCTCGCCTTCTTCGAGCGGCCGATCGCGGCTGGGCTCGGCATCTTTACGATCGTGGTCTGGTCGATCCCGATCATCCTCTATCTGCGACGGCGATGGGCGGGCTCCGAGGCCTCCCCCAAGGAGGATCTCCCGCAAGGATGA
- a CDS encoding 2-hydroxyacid dehydrogenase: MTRPELLMVGPLADAVTAEIEKDFTVHRYFAADDKDALLAEVGEGVRFVATGGHHGCSAKIIEALPKLEIISSFGVGYDAVDVEAAKRAGVHVTNTPDVLNDCVAEMTVGLMIALAHRLPQTDRYVREGRWPGGDFPLTDELRGARAGILGLGRIGKEIARRLQVFKMEVVYHGRHKQAHEPYPYFADLTEMAKACDWLVVIAPGSKETQGIVSRGVMEALGPKGMLVNMARGSLVDEPAMIELLQSGGLGGAALDVFADEPNVPDELKALDNVVLSPHQGSATHKTRAAMGQMVVDNLRAHLRGEPLLSSVA; this comes from the coding sequence ATGACGCGACCCGAGCTTTTGATGGTCGGCCCTCTCGCCGACGCCGTGACTGCCGAGATCGAGAAGGATTTCACCGTCCACCGCTATTTTGCGGCGGACGACAAGGACGCCCTTCTGGCCGAGGTGGGCGAGGGGGTTCGCTTCGTTGCGACGGGCGGGCACCATGGCTGTTCGGCGAAGATCATCGAGGCGCTGCCGAAGCTCGAAATCATTTCCTCCTTCGGTGTCGGCTATGACGCCGTCGATGTGGAGGCGGCGAAGCGGGCGGGGGTGCACGTGACGAACACGCCCGACGTTCTCAACGATTGCGTGGCGGAGATGACGGTGGGGCTGATGATTGCGCTCGCCCATCGGCTGCCGCAGACCGACCGTTATGTGCGCGAGGGGCGCTGGCCGGGCGGCGATTTTCCGCTGACCGACGAACTCCGCGGGGCGCGCGCCGGCATTCTCGGCCTCGGGCGCATCGGCAAGGAGATTGCGAGGCGCCTGCAGGTGTTCAAGATGGAGGTCGTCTATCACGGCCGCCACAAGCAGGCGCACGAGCCCTATCCTTACTTTGCCGATCTCACCGAGATGGCGAAGGCCTGCGACTGGCTGGTGGTGATCGCGCCGGGCTCCAAAGAGACGCAAGGCATCGTCAGCCGCGGCGTGATGGAGGCGCTCGGGCCGAAGGGTATGCTCGTCAATATGGCGCGCGGTTCGCTCGTCGACGAGCCGGCGATGATCGAGCTCCTGCAATCGGGCGGGCTCGGCGGTGCGGCGCTCGACGTCTTTGCCGACGAGCCGAATGTGCCGGACGAATTGAAGGCGCTCGACAATGTCGTCTTGTCACCGCACCAGGGCAGTGCCACGCACAAGACGCGGGCGGCGATGGGGCAGATGGTGGTCGACAATCTGCGTGCGCATCTCAGGGGCGAGCCGCTTCTGAGCTCCGTCGCCTGA
- a CDS encoding aspartate/glutamate racemase family protein produces MKKIGMIGGLSWVSTVEYYRRVNEIMQAIEGGVTSARIVLESVNRQEYVEAVIDRQDEVSACRQIENAARALQAAGADFIVITCNDVHRFVPAIEPLLDIPFLHIAQVTAEAIKAKDLRKVAILGVRKTMEEDFYPEIFTRNGLQTIRPNEDEKRDIHDSIYDELVHNRFLDTTRARYQKIIRDLAARGADCVALACTEIPLLLAPEESPLPAFSTTELHCRAAVALALDRAEPDGSP; encoded by the coding sequence ATGAAGAAGATCGGGATGATCGGCGGGCTGAGCTGGGTTTCAACCGTCGAATATTACAGACGCGTCAACGAGATTATGCAGGCCATTGAAGGCGGCGTGACCTCTGCCAGGATTGTGCTGGAGAGCGTCAATCGGCAGGAATACGTCGAGGCGGTAATCGACCGCCAGGACGAAGTCTCGGCCTGCAGGCAGATCGAAAACGCCGCCCGCGCCCTGCAAGCGGCCGGAGCGGACTTCATCGTCATCACCTGTAACGACGTTCATCGTTTCGTTCCCGCGATTGAACCGCTTCTCGACATTCCCTTCCTGCACATCGCCCAGGTCACAGCCGAAGCGATAAAGGCGAAAGACTTGCGAAAGGTGGCCATTCTCGGCGTGCGCAAGACGATGGAGGAGGACTTCTACCCTGAGATCTTTACACGCAATGGCCTTCAGACGATCAGGCCGAACGAGGATGAGAAACGCGACATCCACGACAGCATCTATGACGAACTGGTACACAACCGATTCCTGGATACGACCCGCGCCAGATACCAGAAGATCATTCGAGATCTCGCAGCGCGCGGTGCCGATTGCGTTGCGCTTGCATGCACCGAAATCCCGCTTCTTCTCGCACCAGAGGAATCGCCGCTACCAGCCTTTTCCACGACGGAACTTCATTGTCGGGCGGCTGTCGCATTGGCATTGGATCGAGCCGAGCCCGATGGGAGCCCCTGA
- a CDS encoding carbohydrate ABC transporter permease, which yields MAKKNLSPTAGTRDDTEGMDQFNTVTRRILVVYLPLAVFIFVLLFPFYWMAITAIKPDHQLTNYDRYSPFWVVEPTLDHIRYLLFETSYPGWLWNTMLVAFASTFLSLFASVLAAYAIERIRFTGARTTGLLIFLAYLVPPSILFIPLAFIVFQVGIFDSRLALILTYPTFLIPFCTWLLMGYFRTIPFELEESALVDGASRFQILTKVVLPLAVPGLISAGIFAFTLSWNEFIYALTFISSSENKTVPVGVLTELVRGDIYEWGALMSGALLGSLPVVILYSFFVDYYVSSMTGAVKE from the coding sequence ATGGCAAAGAAAAACCTCAGCCCGACAGCCGGCACCCGCGACGACACCGAGGGCATGGACCAGTTCAACACGGTGACGCGGCGCATACTCGTCGTCTATCTGCCGCTCGCCGTCTTCATCTTCGTGCTGCTCTTCCCGTTCTATTGGATGGCGATCACGGCCATCAAACCGGATCATCAGCTCACCAATTACGACCGCTACAGCCCCTTCTGGGTGGTCGAGCCGACGCTCGACCATATCCGCTACCTGCTCTTCGAGACGTCCTATCCGGGCTGGCTGTGGAACACGATGCTCGTTGCCTTCGCTTCCACCTTCCTATCGCTCTTCGCCTCCGTGCTCGCCGCCTATGCGATCGAGCGCATCCGCTTCACCGGGGCGCGCACCACCGGGCTCCTCATCTTCCTCGCCTATCTGGTGCCGCCGTCGATCCTCTTCATTCCGCTCGCCTTCATCGTCTTCCAGGTCGGCATCTTCGATTCCAGGCTCGCGCTCATCCTCACCTATCCGACCTTCCTCATCCCGTTCTGCACCTGGCTTTTGATGGGCTATTTCCGCACCATCCCCTTCGAGCTTGAGGAAAGCGCCCTCGTCGACGGCGCCTCGCGCTTCCAGATCCTGACGAAGGTGGTCCTGCCGCTCGCCGTCCCCGGCCTCATCTCAGCCGGCATTTTTGCCTTCACGCTGTCGTGGAACGAGTTCATCTACGCCCTCACCTTCATCTCCTCCTCGGAGAACAAGACGGTGCCGGTCGGCGTCCTCACCGAGCTCGTGCGCGGCGATATCTACGAATGGGGAGCGCTGATGTCCGGCGCCCTTCTGGGCTCGCTGCCGGTCGTCATTCTCTATTCCTTCTTCGTCGATTATTACGTCTCGTCGATGACCGGCGCCGTGAAGGAATAG
- a CDS encoding carbohydrate ABC transporter permease, with amino-acid sequence MTDVPLTPRRPLLARFLESRNGLGLLFMLPAAVFLLCFLTYPLGLGVWLGFTDTRIGRTGEFIGLENYIWLFDDPIFWLSVYNTILYTVVASVLKFGLGLWLALILNEHLPFKTFFRAIILLPWVVPTVLSALAFWWIYDSQFSIISWVLMQWGLIDAPINFLGQPNHARASVIAANVWRGIPFVAISLLAGLQTIPQSLNEAAALDGATSWQRFTKVTLPLLTPIIAVVMTFSVLFTFTDFQLIYVLTRGGPVNATHLMATLSFQRAIPGGQLGEGAAIAVAMIPFLLAAILFSFFGLQRRRWQQGND; translated from the coding sequence ATGACGGATGTGCCGCTGACCCCACGCCGCCCGCTCCTGGCAAGGTTCCTGGAGAGCCGCAACGGCCTCGGGCTTCTTTTCATGCTGCCGGCGGCCGTCTTCCTTCTGTGCTTCCTGACCTATCCGCTCGGTCTCGGCGTCTGGCTCGGCTTCACCGACACGCGCATCGGCCGCACCGGCGAATTCATCGGCCTTGAGAACTATATCTGGCTCTTCGACGACCCGATCTTCTGGCTGTCGGTCTACAACACCATTCTCTACACCGTCGTCGCCTCGGTCCTGAAATTCGGCCTCGGCCTCTGGCTCGCCCTCATCTTGAACGAGCATCTGCCTTTCAAGACCTTCTTCCGGGCGATCATCCTTCTCCCCTGGGTGGTGCCGACGGTTTTGTCCGCGCTGGCCTTCTGGTGGATCTACGACAGCCAGTTCTCGATTATCTCCTGGGTCTTGATGCAATGGGGGCTGATCGATGCGCCGATCAACTTCCTCGGCCAGCCGAACCATGCCCGCGCCTCGGTGATCGCCGCCAATGTCTGGCGCGGCATTCCCTTCGTGGCGATCTCGCTTCTCGCCGGCCTGCAGACGATCCCGCAATCCCTGAACGAGGCGGCAGCGCTCGACGGCGCCACCTCCTGGCAGCGCTTCACCAAGGTGACCTTGCCGCTTCTCACCCCGATCATCGCCGTCGTCATGACCTTTTCGGTGCTCTTCACCTTCACCGATTTCCAGCTCATCTACGTCCTGACGCGCGGTGGCCCGGTCAACGCCACCCATCTCATGGCCACCCTCTCCTTCCAGCGCGCCATTCCCGGCGGCCAGCTCGGCGAAGGCGCGGCGATCGCGGTCGCCATGATCCCCTTCCTGCTCGCCGCAATCTTGTTCTCGTTCTTCGGGCTGCAGCGCCGCCGCTGGCAGCAGGGCAACGACTGA
- a CDS encoding ABC transporter substrate-binding protein codes for MPIDRRTFLSGTASLAAGAAFSGVPGARRAFAQSSSLSFQPEEGASLRLLRWVPFVTGEEEAWNANTKAFTEATGVEVRIDQESWEDVRPKAAVAANVGSGPDMVMSWFDDPFQYPDKLVDVTDLATKLGEAHGGWYEGLEGYARQDDSFIAVPLCAIGNAVCYRQSHMEKAGFSEFPKDTDGFLELCKALKANGTPAGFPHGKAVGDGNNYAHWLLWSHGGMMVDENSKVTIDSPETKAAIEYAKALYETFIPGTESWLDINNNRAFLAEQISLTANGVSLYYAAAKDPAMKEIAEDIRTVNLPVGPVGKSVELHQTSTLSIFKHCKYPQAAKAYLEFMYQSDKMNAWIEGASAYCCQALKEFADNPVWTSNPVHEPYSRASESLRPNGYAGPLGPASAGVMADYVLVDMFAEAVTGQRSPEDAMANAERRAKRYYS; via the coding sequence ATGCCAATCGATCGCAGAACCTTTCTGAGCGGCACGGCGAGCCTTGCTGCCGGCGCCGCCTTTTCCGGCGTCCCGGGCGCCCGCCGGGCGTTTGCCCAATCGTCATCCCTGAGCTTCCAGCCGGAAGAAGGCGCCTCGCTTCGCCTCCTGCGCTGGGTTCCCTTCGTCACCGGCGAGGAAGAGGCCTGGAACGCCAACACCAAGGCCTTCACCGAGGCGACGGGCGTCGAGGTGCGCATCGACCAGGAAAGCTGGGAGGATGTCCGTCCGAAAGCTGCGGTTGCCGCCAATGTCGGCTCGGGCCCGGACATGGTGATGAGCTGGTTCGACGATCCTTTCCAGTATCCCGACAAGCTCGTCGACGTGACCGATCTCGCCACCAAGCTCGGCGAGGCGCATGGCGGCTGGTACGAAGGCCTCGAAGGCTATGCCCGCCAGGACGACAGCTTCATCGCCGTGCCGCTCTGCGCCATCGGCAACGCCGTCTGCTACCGCCAGAGCCACATGGAGAAAGCCGGTTTCTCCGAATTCCCGAAGGATACGGACGGCTTCCTGGAACTCTGCAAGGCGCTGAAGGCGAACGGCACGCCCGCCGGCTTCCCGCACGGCAAGGCCGTCGGCGACGGCAACAATTACGCCCATTGGCTCCTGTGGAGCCATGGCGGCATGATGGTCGACGAAAACAGCAAGGTGACGATCGACAGCCCCGAGACGAAGGCTGCGATCGAATACGCCAAGGCGCTCTACGAGACCTTCATTCCGGGCACGGAAAGCTGGCTCGACATCAACAACAACCGCGCCTTCCTCGCCGAGCAGATCTCGCTGACGGCAAACGGCGTCTCGCTTTATTACGCCGCCGCCAAGGACCCGGCGATGAAGGAGATCGCCGAGGACATCCGCACGGTGAACCTGCCGGTCGGCCCGGTCGGAAAATCGGTGGAGCTGCACCAGACCTCGACCTTGTCGATCTTCAAGCACTGCAAATATCCGCAGGCGGCCAAAGCCTATCTGGAGTTCATGTACCAGTCGGACAAGATGAACGCCTGGATCGAAGGCGCCAGCGCCTATTGCTGTCAGGCCCTCAAAGAATTCGCCGACAATCCGGTGTGGACGTCGAACCCGGTGCACGAGCCCTATTCGCGCGCGTCTGAAAGCCTGCGGCCGAACGGCTATGCCGGTCCGCTCGGACCGGCCTCTGCCGGCGTCATGGCCGATTACGTCCTCGTCGACATGTTCGCCGAGGCCGTCACTGGCCAGCGCTCGCCCGAAGACGCCATGGCGAACGCGGAACGTCGCGCCAAGCGCTACTACAGCTGA
- a CDS encoding ABC transporter ATP-binding protein: MASVTFRDVRKAFGSVEVLHGVSIDIEEGQFVVLVGPSGCGKSTLLRMLAGLEHITAGEILIGDRVVNALPPKERDIAMVFQNYALYPHITVAENMGFSLKLKGVSKKEIESLVSPAAEMLGLSHLLDRYPRQLSGGQRQRVAMGRAIVRKPQVFLFDEPLSNLDAKLRVSMRTEIKNLHQRLKTTTVYVTHDQIEAMTMADKIVVMHDGIVAQVGAPLDLYDRPENLFVAGFIGSPAMNMVTGTLDANDRNIFVTGDGQRLPIAEPGNAEPGREMIYGVRPEHFQLGGDTTLRVEVVEPTGSETHVVAFLGETEVVCVFRERISAGPGDELKVTIDAGSVHLFDAREGDRLSV; the protein is encoded by the coding sequence ATGGCATCGGTGACGTTCCGCGACGTCCGCAAGGCGTTCGGATCGGTGGAAGTGTTGCACGGCGTCTCGATCGACATCGAGGAAGGCCAGTTCGTCGTGCTCGTCGGCCCTTCGGGCTGCGGAAAGTCCACACTCCTGCGCATGCTGGCAGGTCTGGAACACATCACCGCCGGCGAGATTTTAATCGGCGATCGCGTCGTGAACGCGCTGCCGCCCAAAGAGCGCGACATCGCCATGGTGTTCCAGAACTACGCGCTCTACCCCCACATCACGGTGGCGGAGAACATGGGCTTCTCCTTGAAGCTCAAGGGCGTCTCCAAGAAGGAGATCGAGAGCCTCGTCTCGCCTGCGGCCGAAATGCTCGGTCTCTCCCATCTCCTCGACCGCTATCCGCGCCAGCTCTCCGGCGGCCAGCGCCAGCGCGTCGCCATGGGCCGCGCCATTGTGCGCAAGCCACAGGTCTTCCTCTTCGACGAACCCTTGTCGAACCTCGACGCCAAATTGCGCGTCTCCATGCGCACGGAGATCAAGAACCTCCACCAGCGCCTGAAGACCACCACCGTCTACGTCACCCACGACCAGATCGAGGCGATGACCATGGCCGACAAGATCGTCGTCATGCATGACGGCATCGTCGCGCAGGTCGGTGCACCGCTAGATCTCTACGACCGGCCGGAAAACCTCTTCGTCGCGGGCTTCATCGGCTCGCCGGCGATGAACATGGTGACGGGCACCCTCGACGCGAACGACCGCAATATCTTCGTCACCGGCGACGGTCAGCGCCTGCCGATCGCAGAGCCCGGCAATGCGGAACCCGGGCGCGAGATGATCTACGGCGTTCGTCCGGAGCACTTTCAGCTCGGCGGCGACACCACGCTCCGCGTGGAAGTGGTCGAACCGACGGGCTCGGAGACCCATGTCGTCGCCTTCCTCGGCGAGACGGAGGTCGTCTGCGTCTTCCGCGAGCGCATCTCGGCGGGCCCGGGCGACGAATTGAAAGTCACCATCGACGCCGGTTCCGTCCATCTCTTCGATGCCAGGGAGGGCGACCGGCTCTCCGTCTGA